In one window of Thiobacillus sp. DNA:
- a CDS encoding toxin-antitoxin system HicB family antitoxin, translated as MSTISVRLPDSLHKLAREVASQDHVSMNQFIASAVAEKISALATETYLNERAARGSEAKFRAALAVVPDVPPVAGDEIA; from the coding sequence ATGAGCACTATCAGCGTTCGCTTGCCCGACTCGCTGCACAAGCTGGCGCGCGAGGTCGCGAGCCAGGATCATGTCTCGATGAACCAGTTCATCGCCTCGGCGGTGGCGGAAAAGATCTCGGCCCTGGCCACCGAAACCTACCTGAACGAGCGTGCCGCACGTGGCTCCGAGGCGAAATTCCGCGCCGCTCTGGCCGTGGTGCCGGATGTGCCTCCGGTGGCGGGGGATGAGATCGCGTAG